The proteins below are encoded in one region of Methanomassiliicoccus luminyensis B10:
- a CDS encoding OsmC family protein: MEPGEFKVKVCREERYKFRISFHSDKEGDIFMDEPEPLGKGEYPNAGKLLAAAVGNCMCASLVYCMERSRGEVPNICAEVFTTLSRNERGRLRITHIAVKMFPEVENDAKFQRCREVFEDFCIVTQSVRQGIDVDVEVFPTRSKDPSV; this comes from the coding sequence ATGGAGCCGGGAGAGTTCAAGGTCAAGGTCTGCCGCGAGGAGCGGTACAAGTTCCGCATCTCCTTCCACTCCGACAAGGAGGGCGACATATTCATGGACGAGCCGGAGCCCCTGGGGAAGGGAGAGTATCCCAACGCCGGCAAGCTCTTGGCGGCGGCGGTGGGCAACTGCATGTGCGCCTCCCTGGTCTACTGCATGGAACGGTCCAGGGGAGAGGTGCCCAATATATGTGCCGAGGTGTTCACCACCCTGTCCCGGAATGAGCGGGGCCGGCTGCGGATCACGCACATCGCCGTCAAGATGTTCCCCGAGGTGGAGAACGATGCCAAGTTCCAGCGGTGCCGGGAGGTCTTCGAGGACTTCTGCATAGTCACGCAGAGCGTGAGGCAGGGGATCGACGTCGACGTGGAGGTCTTCCCGACACGTTCCAAAGACCCCAGCGTGTGA